The following coding sequences are from one Veillonella rodentium window:
- a CDS encoding tetratricopeptide repeat protein → MRSALLCVYLLVSLLGVWGCGVDRDRTQETATATTVEKSKVNEDSDSHVTAAKSALSAGDYDKAVQEATASIAAHAGNAEAYSVRGMAEALQGDTDKGLQDTRKSYDLDSDNVANYYNMAMVYKLQGRLNESKEWFERVLEKDPRNTWSVYGIATIYADQGDDVKALDWLEQAIKIDPSVKAVAAEQDHFMKYHGQPRFEALIK, encoded by the coding sequence ATGAGATCTGCTTTATTATGTGTATATTTGCTCGTAAGTTTGCTTGGTGTCTGGGGGTGTGGCGTCGATAGAGACCGGACGCAGGAGACCGCTACGGCCACAACGGTGGAGAAGTCCAAGGTGAATGAGGACTCCGATTCACATGTAACGGCGGCCAAGTCGGCCCTTTCAGCGGGCGATTACGACAAGGCCGTACAGGAGGCCACCGCATCGATAGCGGCTCATGCGGGCAATGCGGAGGCGTATTCTGTGCGCGGCATGGCGGAGGCGCTACAGGGGGATACGGACAAGGGTCTGCAGGACACCAGGAAATCTTACGATTTAGATTCCGATAACGTGGCCAATTATTACAATATGGCGATGGTCTATAAATTGCAGGGCCGCTTGAACGAGTCCAAGGAATGGTTTGAGCGTGTATTGGAAAAGGATCCTCGTAATACATGGTCCGTTTACGGTATCGCCACCATTTATGCGGATCAGGGGGATGATGTAAAAGCTCTCGACTGGCTGGAACAGGCGATTAAAATCGATCCGTCCGTGAAAGCCGTGGCAGCGGAGCAGGATCATTTTATGAAATACCACGGTCAGCCCCGCTTTGAAGCATTGATAAAATAA
- a CDS encoding methylmalonyl-CoA mutase family protein, whose translation MSDKMASNAANSELLAPVSFDEFEKPTYEKWQAEVEKALKGGDFHKKMFTKTYEGITLQPIYTPALHQEKIPKGVYPGAGQFLRGTKASGYIKDSWGVSQYVDESLPKDANHASLYEIVKGSTIHNIRLDEATRHDQDVQVDAAVGEGGTSLSTVEDCTQLLERFNFKENPLYIEAGASSAILLGMISATVKATKKQTSDLKGLVGADPIGVWVKDGTLHMSLDTAFDEMAHSVIWASEQAPQLKTVLISGDAYANGGANDVQEVAYALATAACYVRQLAQRNVDIHTIANSMMFTFSLGANFFMEIAKLRALRVIWARIMEAFGADESDRAVHVHGRTSAFTKTVYDPYVNLLRNTTQAFSGVVGGLDSLEVSPFDQPIRKSDDFSRRIARNIQVMLQTEFELRQPVDPVGGSWYVETLAAELCEKIWAEFQTIEAKGGIVAALKEGYPQVQVKAVLAERFENLAYRKDVAVGNNMYANMTEELLDPKPENQDTLRQKRTAQIEAYLAGADPDAVAKAQAALEASTTEPGALIGLIELGALQKLTMRQIRKALDAGDISSETIEAITPHRWTEQFEALRMRTEEYKQRTKDNVKVFLANMGPIPQHKPRADFSTGFFEVAAFEVIKNDGHETTADAAKAARESGADVVVICSTDATYPELVPPLAKELKETMPNVTVILAGAPPKDLEPTYREAGVDDFISVRANCYEILHTLQDKKGM comes from the coding sequence ATGTCTGATAAAATGGCTTCAAATGCCGCAAATAGTGAACTGCTAGCTCCTGTGTCATTTGATGAATTTGAGAAACCTACGTATGAAAAATGGCAGGCTGAGGTTGAAAAGGCTTTAAAGGGCGGGGACTTTCATAAAAAGATGTTCACCAAAACCTATGAAGGAATTACTTTACAGCCGATTTATACGCCAGCGTTGCATCAGGAAAAAATTCCGAAGGGAGTGTATCCCGGTGCGGGGCAATTTTTGAGAGGCACCAAGGCGAGCGGCTATATTAAGGATTCCTGGGGCGTGTCGCAATACGTAGATGAGTCGTTACCGAAGGACGCAAATCATGCGAGCCTGTACGAAATTGTCAAGGGCAGTACGATTCATAACATCCGGCTGGATGAAGCGACGCGTCATGATCAGGATGTGCAGGTCGACGCCGCTGTAGGCGAGGGCGGTACATCTTTATCGACTGTTGAAGATTGCACGCAATTATTGGAACGGTTTAACTTCAAAGAAAATCCTCTCTACATCGAGGCCGGTGCATCATCCGCCATCCTGTTGGGGATGATTTCCGCCACTGTGAAAGCGACGAAAAAACAGACGTCCGACCTGAAAGGTCTCGTAGGCGCGGATCCTATCGGCGTATGGGTGAAGGACGGCACGCTGCATATGTCGTTGGACACGGCGTTTGATGAAATGGCACATAGCGTGATCTGGGCTTCCGAACAGGCGCCACAGCTCAAGACTGTCCTTATTTCCGGCGATGCCTATGCAAACGGCGGTGCTAATGATGTGCAGGAAGTGGCTTACGCTCTGGCGACGGCGGCGTGCTATGTTCGTCAGCTGGCGCAACGCAACGTGGATATTCACACCATTGCAAACAGCATGATGTTCACATTCTCCTTAGGGGCCAATTTCTTCATGGAAATTGCGAAATTGCGCGCTTTGCGTGTGATCTGGGCGCGTATCATGGAGGCCTTCGGTGCTGATGAAAGCGATCGCGCGGTGCATGTTCACGGCAGAACATCGGCTTTCACAAAGACCGTATACGATCCGTATGTAAATCTGTTGCGTAACACGACACAGGCATTCTCCGGCGTTGTGGGCGGTTTGGACAGCCTGGAAGTATCTCCGTTTGACCAGCCGATTCGCAAATCCGACGATTTCTCCCGTCGTATTGCGCGTAATATTCAGGTCATGTTGCAGACAGAATTCGAATTGCGTCAACCTGTGGATCCTGTAGGCGGTTCCTGGTATGTGGAAACCTTGGCGGCCGAACTGTGTGAAAAAATCTGGGCCGAATTTCAGACTATTGAAGCGAAAGGCGGCATTGTCGCCGCATTGAAGGAAGGGTATCCGCAGGTGCAGGTGAAAGCTGTATTGGCAGAGCGGTTCGAGAACCTGGCATACCGCAAAGACGTTGCCGTAGGGAACAACATGTATGCGAACATGACCGAAGAACTCTTGGATCCTAAGCCTGAAAATCAGGATACATTGCGTCAAAAACGGACGGCGCAAATCGAGGCGTACCTGGCCGGAGCCGATCCTGATGCGGTTGCGAAAGCTCAGGCGGCGCTGGAGGCGAGTACGACGGAACCGGGCGCATTGATCGGACTTATCGAACTGGGGGCGTTGCAGAAATTGACGATGCGTCAAATCCGCAAAGCTTTAGATGCGGGCGATATCTCATCGGAAACGATCGAAGCCATCACGCCTCATCGCTGGACGGAACAATTTGAGGCGCTCAGAATGCGTACGGAAGAATACAAACAACGGACGAAGGACAATGTGAAGGTATTCCTGGCGAATATGGGTCCTATACCGCAACATAAACCGCGCGCCGATTTCTCCACAGGCTTCTTTGAAGTGGCGGCGTTCGAGGTTATCAAGAACGACGGTCATGAAACGACGGCTGATGCGGCGAAGGCGGCTCGTGAAAGCGGCGCCGATGTAGTGGTTATCTGTTCTACGGATGCCACTTATCCTGAATTGGTTCCGCCGCTCGCCAAGGAGTTGAAGGAAACTATGCCGAATGTGACGGTTATCCTGGCAGGGGCACCTCCGAAGGACCTGGAGCCTACCTACCGCGAAGCGGGCGTAGATGATTTCATTTCCGTTCGTGCAAATTGTTACGAAATCTTACATACGTTACAAGATAAGAAAGGGATGTGA
- the larC gene encoding nickel pincer cofactor biosynthesis protein LarC yields MKRLFLDCQMGVAGDMLTATVLGLTDDPFRWIERLNTVGIPKVTYRLEPKEECDLQGYHCTVAVDGHIEDEDIISDHRDHHNYSQHNHDQQAYGHERHDSQQHHEQDYHHLHLHHSHSHHTLLDVQKIINGLSLPDEVKLDALAVYRLIADAEAEVHGTDVNMIHFHEVGAYDAIADVVAVCYVLYYLAFDRIMVSPIHMGYGTVHCAHGTLNVPAPATMKLLQGLPCYTDYQVEGELCTPTGVALLRYFGTDFGPMPVMRVESVSYGFGTKPYNRPNCVRAFVDTITLKEDTAGHSIENSERRNARDVTDALYKDDEIIEIQCNIDDMTAEEIGYAVEKLITSSALDVFTTSVMMKKQRPGTMITVLCHEEHRAEIEQLLLKHTTTLGLRFQRKERHILHRESGSITHKGQVIRYKKAYGADGTSIKYEYDDLVTAAEALGISLLELKRQL; encoded by the coding sequence ATGAAGCGGTTATTTTTAGACTGTCAGATGGGGGTCGCCGGGGATATGCTGACGGCGACTGTATTGGGACTGACGGACGATCCTTTTCGATGGATTGAAAGATTAAATACTGTCGGCATCCCCAAGGTGACTTATCGATTGGAACCGAAGGAAGAATGCGATTTACAGGGGTATCATTGTACGGTTGCCGTCGACGGTCATATAGAGGATGAAGATATAATTTCTGATCATCGTGATCATCATAATTATAGTCAGCACAATCATGATCAGCAGGCTTATGGCCATGAGCGACATGATAGTCAGCAGCATCATGAACAGGATTATCATCACTTACATCTCCATCACTCACATTCTCATCATACATTGTTGGATGTTCAGAAAATTATTAATGGCTTGTCCTTACCGGATGAGGTAAAACTCGATGCTTTGGCGGTGTATCGGTTAATTGCCGATGCGGAGGCTGAGGTACACGGGACAGATGTGAATATGATTCACTTTCATGAGGTCGGTGCCTATGATGCCATCGCCGATGTGGTGGCGGTATGTTATGTATTGTATTATCTTGCGTTCGACCGGATTATGGTGTCGCCCATTCATATGGGATATGGTACGGTGCATTGTGCTCACGGCACATTGAATGTACCGGCGCCGGCCACGATGAAACTGTTACAAGGCTTGCCGTGTTATACGGATTATCAGGTGGAAGGCGAACTTTGTACGCCTACAGGGGTTGCGCTATTGCGATATTTTGGAACGGATTTCGGACCGATGCCCGTGATGCGCGTTGAATCTGTGTCGTATGGATTCGGAACGAAGCCATATAATCGACCTAACTGTGTACGCGCCTTTGTGGATACGATTACATTGAAAGAAGATACGGCTGGACATTCCATTGAGAATTCTGAGCGGAGGAATGCACGCGATGTGACCGATGCCCTCTATAAGGATGATGAAATCATAGAGATTCAATGTAATATTGATGATATGACGGCGGAGGAAATCGGATATGCGGTGGAGAAACTGATAACATCTTCGGCGCTCGATGTCTTTACTACATCCGTTATGATGAAAAAGCAGCGTCCCGGCACGATGATTACCGTGTTATGTCATGAGGAACATCGCGCTGAGATAGAACAGTTGTTGTTGAAACATACCACAACGCTGGGGCTCCGCTTTCAGAGAAAGGAACGACACATTTTACATAGAGAGTCCGGTTCTATCACGCATAAGGGGCAGGTTATCAGGTATAAAAAGGCCTATGGGGCTGACGGGACATCGATTAAGTATGAGTATGATGATCTTGTAACGGCGGCCGAGGCTTTGGGTATAAGCTTATTGGAATTGAAGCGGCAGCTGTAG
- the larB gene encoding nickel pincer cofactor biosynthesis protein LarB, with amino-acid sequence MSQDVRTLLEAVKNGTVDIDTALLTLKQAPFQDLGYAHVDLHRTVRQGVPEVIYGEGKTVEQVVGIIQSMKANGIDNILVTRLPKAMAQAVQTQISQIMQTHVSLHYYEAGRIGIVGDMPVEKTSSHIAVVTGGTSDCNVAEECALTAEFYGNSVHRIYDVGVAGIHRLLHHLDELMSAKVIVVIAGMEGALASVVGGLVDVPVIAVPTSVGYGTAFGGVTALLSMLNSCASGISVVNIDNGFGAAYMANMINHIGESE; translated from the coding sequence ATGAGTCAGGATGTACGTACTTTGTTAGAGGCTGTTAAAAATGGAACTGTCGATATCGATACGGCATTGCTGACCTTGAAGCAGGCGCCGTTTCAGGATCTGGGCTATGCTCATGTGGATCTGCATCGCACCGTGCGCCAAGGTGTACCCGAGGTTATTTACGGTGAAGGTAAAACCGTTGAACAAGTTGTCGGCATTATCCAATCCATGAAAGCCAACGGAATCGATAACATATTGGTGACACGATTGCCGAAAGCGATGGCACAGGCCGTTCAAACGCAGATATCACAGATCATGCAAACGCATGTATCTCTACATTATTATGAGGCCGGACGTATCGGCATCGTCGGTGATATGCCCGTTGAAAAGACAAGCAGTCATATTGCGGTTGTGACGGGCGGTACCAGCGACTGTAATGTGGCGGAGGAATGTGCTCTGACGGCGGAATTTTATGGAAATTCGGTACATCGCATCTATGATGTGGGCGTGGCCGGTATTCATCGTCTCCTTCATCATCTGGATGAGCTGATGAGTGCTAAGGTTATCGTCGTTATCGCCGGAATGGAGGGCGCTCTTGCCAGTGTTGTAGGCGGGCTCGTGGATGTTCCGGTGATTGCCGTGCCTACCAGTGTCGGCTACGGGACGGCTTTCGGCGGTGTAACGGCGCTGTTGTCCATGCTTAATTCCTGTGCCAGCGGCATTTCCGTGGTAAACATCGACAACGGATTCGGCGCCGCATATATGGCGAATATGATTAACCATATCGGTGAAAGCGAGTGA
- a CDS encoding sulfite exporter TauE/SafE family protein: MIDNPFVFYLFFMIVGFFTAMLGTIIGAGGGLIFVPLFMYWFPQWSPSMIVGTSLFAVMCNAISGSLAYIRQKKVFISAALIFSLATFPGAILGARMSAWFSGPEFMFAFGCFLACVSILIGFKNFRKGERQAESLTLDEVTYNKPLGIAISIVVGFISSIFGIGGGLIHVPALIYLMSFPTHLATATSQAILAVSTMVGVITHFLSNHIVFSIAIPASFGALFGAQAGAQIAKRLKAKVILALMSVCVFALAVRLIIGSGILF; encoded by the coding sequence ATGATTGATAATCCGTTTGTATTCTATTTATTTTTTATGATCGTCGGTTTTTTTACGGCCATGTTAGGGACGATTATCGGCGCCGGTGGAGGTCTCATTTTTGTGCCTTTATTCATGTACTGGTTTCCTCAGTGGTCGCCGTCGATGATCGTGGGCACGTCTTTATTTGCCGTTATGTGTAATGCTATTTCCGGTTCGCTGGCGTATATCAGGCAGAAAAAGGTGTTTATCAGCGCCGCTCTTATTTTCAGCCTGGCCACCTTTCCGGGCGCCATTTTAGGGGCGCGTATGTCCGCCTGGTTCTCAGGCCCTGAATTTATGTTTGCCTTCGGGTGTTTCCTGGCCTGTGTATCTATTTTGATCGGATTTAAAAATTTCCGTAAAGGCGAGCGTCAAGCGGAGTCCCTCACGCTGGATGAGGTTACCTATAATAAGCCGCTAGGCATCGCTATCAGCATTGTGGTCGGCTTTATATCCAGCATCTTCGGTATCGGCGGCGGGCTTATTCACGTGCCGGCGCTTATCTATCTGATGAGCTTTCCCACACATCTGGCGACGGCTACGAGTCAGGCCATTTTGGCGGTATCCACCATGGTGGGCGTTATTACACACTTCCTGTCGAACCATATCGTATTCAGCATTGCTATTCCTGCCAGTTTCGGCGCTCTGTTCGGGGCCCAGGCGGGGGCACAGATTGCAAAACGTCTGAAAGCAAAGGTCATTCTGGCATTGATGAGTGTCTGCGTATTCGCACTGGCGGTGCGGCTGATTATCGGGTCCGGCATTTTGTTCTGA
- the larE gene encoding ATP-dependent sacrificial sulfur transferase LarE, producing the protein MELVDYLKRFERLAIAFSGGVDSSYLLYAAVKAGLTVQPYFVKSPFVPDFERADALRLAASLGVSVQEITVDPLRDERIVANPDNRCYYCKQHVFNAIIEAANHDGFHYVADGTNASDEYDDRPGMKAIQELHIHSPLRTCGLTKSMIRNASREAGLFTWNKPAYACLATRFPAGQRITRDGLRKVEEAEGYLFSLGFSDFRVRLLGNIAKIQVPQSQLENVLQYRELIIKQLSPLFDAVLLDLEVR; encoded by the coding sequence ATGGAGCTGGTTGATTATTTAAAACGCTTTGAGCGTTTAGCCATCGCATTCTCCGGCGGTGTCGATTCATCGTATCTGTTATATGCGGCTGTGAAAGCGGGCCTTACGGTGCAGCCCTATTTTGTGAAATCTCCGTTCGTTCCGGATTTTGAAAGGGCCGATGCATTGCGTTTGGCCGCGTCTCTGGGCGTTTCGGTACAGGAAATAACAGTTGACCCGTTGAGGGATGAAAGGATTGTCGCCAATCCGGATAATCGCTGTTATTACTGTAAACAGCATGTATTTAATGCAATTATCGAGGCGGCGAATCATGACGGCTTTCACTATGTGGCGGACGGCACCAATGCGAGCGATGAGTATGATGATCGTCCGGGCATGAAGGCGATTCAGGAACTCCACATACATTCTCCTCTTAGGACGTGCGGGCTGACAAAGTCCATGATTCGAAACGCATCGCGTGAGGCGGGGTTGTTTACGTGGAATAAACCGGCGTATGCGTGCCTTGCTACGCGATTTCCTGCGGGGCAGAGGATTACAAGGGATGGACTTCGCAAAGTGGAAGAGGCGGAGGGATATCTTTTTTCGTTGGGATTTTCCGATTTTCGCGTACGATTACTTGGCAATATAGCTAAAATTCAGGTGCCTCAATCGCAGTTGGAAAACGTATTGCAATATAGGGAGCTCATAATAAAACAGTTGAGTCCTTTGTTTGATGCGGTGTTATTGGATTTAGAGGTGCGATGA
- a CDS encoding FAD-binding and (Fe-S)-binding domain-containing protein gives MNSLVRDYDRFAKEAQEICKDRVYTDYLRRYAYGVDASCYSYLPKVVVKAQDESEVRRLIRLGQQCGTPFAFRAAGSSLSGQCSCEDVLIVCNDGFKKMEVLDNGLALKCDCGVIGSDANDMLQPYNRKIGPDPATIATALIGGILNNNSSGMCCGTAQNSYKTIRSIRVVLLDGTILDTSDPKSVKQFLKEKPQMVEDILQLRKDILADEELTHMIHHKYKIKNTTGYGLNSLVDFEDIIDIINHLFIGSEGTLGFVSEIVYNTVEDVPHKGCGLMFFRTLNDASLAVVALANMGREKVVAAEMMDYQSLCAVQSLENVPAFLSEVPEGTSAILFQTESYSKETVDANLAFIKDQLKDIPTAMPSLYSQDPKEYDSWWAIRKGILPIVGGQRKKGTTVITEDVCFKIEDFTKGIEMITELFHKYDFVDGGVIFGHALSGNVHFNITPDFSNPKDTKNFADLVKEMSERVSGFGGSLKAEHGTGRMVAPFVEMEWGKKAYEINRRIKAIFDPTGILNPDVIITDDPDVYKKNLKAQCVIDDAFTICMECGFCEKHCPSRNLTLTPRQRIALLRETKRLEAEGNFTLAAELKKGYQYYGVDTCAACSMCKGLCPLSIDTAQIALSMRKIDPPAPSLAKTIYDNFATTLDMCRAGVSLEGIAGAIVTKKAISKITDGLHGVTGMTPYLPKTTPKANRYKLKNRIKPGNFERVVYFSTCANRAFRPNQGYNDERSLQQVFESLCSKAHIDVVYPPHIENLCCGLSFENYEDIDKRALKDLHDALMTASENGKYPIVIDHSACFSHAFKHITDLEINDISEYLYNHVVPRLDIRKCDERVLVHKQCKIKSAGKSEYIEQLANLCSDHVFNIKSFACDGFAGQKGFFTPELNKCATKDLSGEVAEYGVTLGVSSSSTCEIGLGENSGIPFVGIAYLLDRCSTSKK, from the coding sequence GTGAATTCATTAGTAAGAGATTATGACCGTTTTGCCAAAGAGGCGCAGGAGATTTGTAAAGATCGTGTGTATACGGATTATCTGAGACGTTATGCATATGGCGTGGATGCATCCTGTTACAGCTATTTGCCGAAGGTTGTGGTGAAAGCGCAGGATGAGTCCGAGGTTCGCCGCTTGATTCGTCTGGGTCAACAATGCGGTACGCCATTCGCATTCAGGGCTGCCGGTTCGTCCTTGTCCGGTCAGTGTTCCTGTGAAGATGTACTCATCGTATGTAATGACGGTTTTAAAAAGATGGAGGTTCTGGATAACGGCCTTGCATTAAAATGTGATTGCGGTGTAATCGGTTCTGATGCGAATGATATGCTACAACCGTATAATCGCAAGATCGGACCTGATCCGGCAACCATTGCGACTGCTCTGATTGGCGGTATTTTGAATAACAACTCATCCGGCATGTGCTGCGGTACGGCACAGAACTCATACAAGACAATCCGTTCCATTCGCGTCGTATTGTTGGACGGAACGATTCTCGATACATCGGATCCGAAGAGCGTCAAGCAGTTCCTCAAGGAAAAACCGCAAATGGTGGAGGATATTTTGCAATTGCGCAAAGATATCTTAGCAGATGAAGAATTGACACACATGATTCATCATAAATACAAGATTAAAAATACTACCGGTTACGGCTTGAATTCACTTGTTGATTTTGAAGATATTATTGATATTATCAATCATCTGTTTATCGGCTCCGAAGGCACGTTAGGTTTCGTGTCCGAAATCGTGTACAATACCGTTGAGGACGTGCCTCATAAGGGGTGCGGTCTCATGTTCTTCCGCACATTGAACGACGCTTCTCTCGCGGTTGTCGCCCTTGCCAACATGGGCCGCGAGAAGGTCGTCGCTGCGGAAATGATGGATTACCAATCGCTCTGCGCGGTACAAAGTCTTGAAAATGTGCCGGCTTTTCTTAGCGAAGTACCGGAAGGTACCAGTGCGATTCTGTTCCAAACTGAAAGCTATTCAAAGGAAACGGTGGATGCGAACTTAGCGTTTATTAAAGATCAGTTGAAGGATATTCCGACGGCTATGCCGAGCCTATATTCCCAAGATCCGAAGGAATATGATTCGTGGTGGGCTATCCGCAAGGGCATCCTGCCGATTGTCGGCGGGCAGCGCAAGAAAGGTACAACGGTTATCACCGAGGATGTGTGCTTCAAAATCGAGGACTTCACCAAGGGCATCGAAATGATTACGGAGCTATTCCATAAATATGATTTTGTGGACGGCGGCGTTATTTTCGGTCATGCTTTGAGCGGGAACGTGCATTTTAATATCACCCCCGATTTCAGCAATCCTAAGGATACCAAGAATTTCGCCGATCTGGTGAAAGAAATGTCCGAGCGCGTATCCGGATTCGGCGGCTCCTTGAAGGCGGAACATGGTACAGGTCGCATGGTCGCTCCGTTTGTTGAAATGGAATGGGGCAAGAAGGCGTATGAAATCAATCGTCGTATCAAGGCCATCTTCGACCCTACGGGCATCTTGAATCCTGATGTTATCATTACCGATGATCCTGATGTGTACAAGAAAAATCTGAAAGCGCAATGCGTTATTGATGATGCTTTCACCATTTGTATGGAATGCGGTTTCTGTGAAAAGCATTGTCCGAGTCGCAATTTAACATTGACACCGCGTCAACGCATCGCGTTATTGCGTGAAACGAAACGACTTGAAGCGGAAGGTAATTTCACGCTTGCCGCTGAGCTTAAAAAAGGTTATCAGTACTATGGAGTGGATACCTGTGCGGCATGTTCCATGTGTAAAGGTCTATGTCCGCTCAGTATCGATACGGCGCAGATTGCATTGTCCATGCGTAAAATCGATCCGCCTGCACCGAGTCTCGCGAAGACGATTTACGATAATTTCGCGACGACCCTTGATATGTGCCGTGCCGGCGTGAGCCTTGAAGGCATTGCCGGCGCTATCGTGACGAAGAAGGCGATTTCAAAAATCACGGATGGTTTACATGGCGTGACCGGAATGACGCCGTACTTGCCGAAGACGACACCGAAGGCGAACCGTTATAAATTGAAGAACCGCATCAAGCCTGGCAATTTTGAACGGGTCGTATACTTCAGTACCTGCGCCAACCGCGCGTTCCGTCCGAACCAGGGCTATAACGATGAACGAAGCTTGCAACAGGTTTTTGAAAGCTTATGCAGCAAAGCTCATATCGATGTGGTGTATCCGCCGCATATTGAAAACCTCTGCTGCGGTCTCAGCTTTGAAAATTATGAAGATATCGATAAACGGGCGCTCAAGGATCTTCATGATGCATTGATGACTGCCTCCGAAAACGGTAAATATCCTATCGTAATCGACCACAGTGCATGTTTCAGCCATGCTTTCAAACATATTACGGATTTGGAAATCAATGATATTTCCGAGTACTTGTATAATCATGTGGTGCCGCGCCTTGATATCCGTAAATGCGATGAACGTGTTCTCGTACATAAACAATGTAAGATTAAATCCGCCGGCAAGTCCGAATATATTGAGCAGCTCGCAAATCTTTGCTCCGATCATGTATTCAATATCAAGTCGTTCGCTTGTGACGGTTTTGCGGGACAAAAGGGGTTCTTTACGCCGGAGCTCAATAAATGCGCTACGAAAGACTTGTCCGGCGAGGTGGCCGAATACGGTGTGACCCTTGGTGTCAGCTCCAGTTCGACTTGTGAAATCGGGCTCGGTGAAAACTCGGGCATTCCGTTCGTCGGCATTGCGTATCTGTTAGACCGGTGTTCTACAAGTAAAAAGTAA
- the rarD gene encoding EamA family transporter RarD, with product MEHTDKKGLLMALSCYIIWGLLPIYWALLQHISPYTVLAHRIIWSGIFMAFIVMGINFTQFKKDCHHLWTHHSQIELLLCTALLVSLNWGTYIWAIANNHVMDTSLGYYINPLLNVLLGVIIFKEVLTFPKKLSVGIAALGITFLTWQLGSLPWISVALAVSFGLYGAVKKKLIIHPFTSIALETWIVTPLAVLYTTFIDTSSWSYFGTDWNTTLLFIGSGLTTSAPLILFSYGARLLPLNVLGFLQYVSPTIALLLAIFYFGESFTTTNIIAFSCIWLALVIFTMSNQLQRNR from the coding sequence ATGGAACACACAGATAAAAAAGGGCTGCTTATGGCCCTCAGCTGTTATATCATATGGGGATTACTCCCTATTTACTGGGCACTGTTACAGCACATTTCCCCTTATACCGTACTGGCTCATCGCATCATATGGTCCGGCATTTTTATGGCTTTCATCGTTATGGGCATAAATTTTACACAATTCAAAAAGGACTGCCACCATTTATGGACACATCATTCACAAATCGAACTGCTCCTATGCACCGCATTACTGGTCAGCCTCAACTGGGGCACCTATATCTGGGCCATCGCGAATAATCATGTTATGGACACCAGTCTCGGCTACTATATCAACCCGCTCCTCAATGTACTGTTGGGCGTCATCATTTTCAAAGAGGTCCTCACGTTTCCGAAAAAGCTCAGTGTCGGCATCGCCGCCTTGGGCATCACCTTCCTTACGTGGCAACTGGGCTCTCTGCCGTGGATTTCCGTGGCCCTCGCCGTCTCATTCGGCCTCTACGGTGCGGTAAAGAAAAAACTGATCATCCATCCGTTCACGAGCATCGCCCTCGAAACATGGATTGTAACCCCTCTCGCCGTATTGTACACGACGTTCATCGACACATCGTCATGGTCCTATTTCGGCACGGACTGGAATACGACCCTGCTGTTCATCGGATCGGGCCTGACCACATCGGCTCCGCTCATACTGTTTTCGTATGGCGCCCGCCTGTTACCGCTTAATGTACTCGGCTTTCTGCAATACGTATCGCCTACCATCGCGTTACTCCTGGCGATCTTCTACTTCGGTGAAAGCTTCACTACGACGAACATCATCGCCTTCTCCTGTATCTGGCTCGCCCTCGTCATCTTTACGATGTCGAATCAGTTGCAACGGAACAGGTAA